The Methylomonas koyamae genome has a segment encoding these proteins:
- the rbfA gene encoding 30S ribosome-binding factor RbfA, whose translation MGKEFGRSQRVASEMQKELAAIMLRDVKDSRLGFVTINDVELSKDLAVAKIFVTVLNADDAGKAANVKVLNEISPFIRHELAKRMRLRHISELHFYYDNSFDTGMRVAALLHDLEGGKPAAAGDDTPEQDA comes from the coding sequence ATGGGTAAAGAATTCGGCCGCAGCCAGCGGGTCGCTTCGGAGATGCAGAAGGAATTGGCCGCTATTATGCTGCGCGACGTCAAGGATAGCCGGCTCGGTTTCGTGACGATCAACGATGTCGAGCTGTCGAAGGACTTGGCGGTGGCGAAAATTTTTGTCACCGTCTTGAATGCCGACGACGCCGGCAAGGCGGCTAATGTCAAAGTGTTGAACGAAATATCTCCGTTTATTCGTCACGAGTTGGCCAAGCGCATGCGCTTGCGGCATATCTCCGAATTGCATTTTTATTACGACAATTCCTTCGATACCGGTATGCGGGTCGCGGCCCTATTGCACGATTTGGAAGGCGGTAAGCCCGCTGCTGCTGGCGACGATACTCCGGAGCAGGACGCTTAA
- the truB gene encoding tRNA pseudouridine(55) synthase TruB, with the protein MAKRKTGRDVHGIVLLDKRLGVSSNQALQEVKRLFNANKAGHTGALDPLATGLLPLCFGEATKVSALMLDDDKRYLVTLQLGVMTDTGDSEGKVIAEMPVPAFDNVRLRDCLAGFVGEIEQVPPMYSALKHQGKKLYELAREGKTVERQARRIRIHELQLIEADIEHGRLTLDVSCSKGTYIRSLAEDIGHSLGSCASVTMLRRTAAGMFGIGQAHTLTELQAMNAEQLQQVLIALDQPLLGMPEIALTAEQAERIRQGQRIRVAEAAAERVRIYSPECFLGLGEISMDGKLAPKKLFHLDSQTA; encoded by the coding sequence ATGGCAAAACGCAAGACCGGGCGCGATGTGCATGGCATCGTGCTGCTCGATAAGCGGCTGGGCGTGTCTTCGAACCAGGCGCTACAGGAGGTCAAAAGATTGTTCAATGCCAACAAAGCCGGGCATACCGGGGCTTTGGACCCGCTGGCGACCGGCCTGTTGCCGCTCTGTTTCGGCGAGGCGACCAAAGTGTCGGCGCTGATGCTCGACGACGACAAACGCTATTTGGTGACACTGCAGTTGGGGGTGATGACCGACACCGGCGACAGCGAAGGTAAAGTCATTGCCGAAATGCCGGTTCCGGCCTTCGACAACGTCCGCTTGCGCGACTGCTTGGCCGGATTTGTCGGCGAGATCGAACAAGTGCCGCCGATGTATTCCGCGCTTAAGCACCAAGGCAAGAAATTGTACGAGTTGGCTCGGGAAGGCAAGACCGTGGAAAGGCAGGCCAGGCGTATCAGAATACACGAGCTGCAGTTGATCGAAGCCGATATCGAGCATGGGAGGCTGACGCTGGACGTTTCGTGTTCTAAAGGGACTTATATCCGTTCCTTGGCCGAAGACATCGGTCACAGCTTGGGCAGTTGCGCCAGCGTAACGATGCTACGCCGGACCGCGGCCGGCATGTTTGGCATTGGCCAGGCTCATACCCTGACGGAGTTGCAAGCGATGAACGCCGAACAATTGCAGCAGGTTTTGATCGCATTGGACCAGCCTTTGCTTGGTATGCCGGAAATTGCATTGACAGCCGAACAAGCCGAACGCATTCGCCAAGGCCAGCGCATTCGCGTGGCGGAAGCCGCGGCGGAGCGGGTCAGAATCTATTCGCCGGAATGCTTTTTGGGGTTGGGGGAAATTTCAATGGATGGTAAACTAGCCCCGAAAAAATTGTTTCATCTGGATAGCCAAACTGCTTGA
- the rpsO gene encoding 30S ribosomal protein S15 — protein sequence MSLTAEQKKAVVEEYRLSESDTGSTEVQVALLTANINQLTPHFATHKKDNHSRRGLLRMVNQRRKLLDYLKDTDVARYRSLIERLGIRK from the coding sequence ATGTCATTAACCGCAGAACAGAAAAAAGCCGTCGTTGAAGAATACCGTTTGTCGGAATCCGATACCGGCTCCACCGAAGTCCAGGTTGCCTTGTTGACCGCCAACATCAACCAACTGACTCCGCATTTCGCTACCCACAAGAAGGACAACCACTCGCGCCGCGGCCTGCTGCGCATGGTTAACCAACGCCGCAAACTGCTGGATTATTTGAAAGACACCGATGTGGCGCGTTACCGTTCCTTGATCGAACGCCTGGGTATTCGTAAGTAG